One genomic segment of Acropora muricata isolate sample 2 unplaced genomic scaffold, ASM3666990v1 scaffold_754, whole genome shotgun sequence includes these proteins:
- the LOC136907895 gene encoding uncharacterized protein, with amino-acid sequence MTKGLGVQAFLLGFRRFATRRGLPATLNSDNAKTFKSSSKEIRKITRAEEVWCFLTNKRLNWNFIIEKAPWWGGYWERLVQSIKRPLKKILGRSTLTFDELRAILVEIEAVINSRPITYVCDDEDSISYPLTPSDLIYGRRITSTPNASHQEIISKCHSLTRRIRHHKNILAQFTNHWRKEYLTSLRERNQARSRENEKEHVSVGDIVLLKNNSTSRNY; translated from the coding sequence ATGACAAAGGGTCTCGGGGTACAAGCCTTTCTGCTAGGCTTCCGAAGATTCGCCACCAGACGAGGATTACCGGCGACGCTTAACTCTGATAACGCCAAAACGTTCAAGTCGTCATCCAAAGAAATTCGCAAGATTACAAGAGCAGAAGAGGTTTGGTGTTTCCTGACTAACAAGCGATTAAACTGGAATTTTATAATCGAGAAAGCTCCATGGTGGGGAGGTTATTGGGAACGTTTGGTCCAGAGTATTAAACGACCATTGAAGAAAATCTTAGGACGCTCTACCTTGACCTTCGACGAGCTCAGAGCTATCTTGGTGGAGATTGAAGCCGTAATCAACTCAAGACCTATAACGTACGTGTGCGATGACGAAGATTCTATCTCGTATCCCTTGACACCTTCGGATTTGATTTATGGACGACGCATCACCTCTACACCGAACGCGTCTCATCAGGAGATAATTAGCAAATGTCATTCCTTAACTAGAAGAATACGACACCACAAGAATATTTTGGCGCAGTTTACCAACCATTGGAGAAAGGAATACTTGACAAGCTTGCGAGAGCGAAATCAAGCTAGATCAAGAGAGAATGAGAAGGAACATGTCTCCGTGGGGGATATAGTTTTGCTGAAGAACAATTCAACTAGTCGAAATTATTAG